Proteins encoded by one window of Myxococcus guangdongensis:
- the rpmG gene encoding 50S ribosomal protein L33, with amino-acid sequence MPKGNRTIVHLVSTAKTGYFYTTTKNKRKSQDKLQLKKYDPRVRKHVLFVEGKP; translated from the coding sequence ATGCCCAAGGGCAACCGGACGATTGTCCATCTCGTCTCGACCGCGAAGACCGGCTACTTCTACACGACGACGAAGAACAAGCGGAAGTCGCAGGACAAGCTCCAGCTGAAGAAGTACGACCCGCGCGTGCGCAAGCATGTGCTGTTCGTGGAGGGCAAGCCATGA
- a CDS encoding SulP family inorganic anion transporter: MVETPTLKTPRGWTEGPKRLWTDWKQMVSRRTLPGDASAALTVACVALPLNLALAVASGLPPEVGLISGAVAGVIAAMLGGGRLQVTGPEAALVPTVLLISMKHGVAGVIVATLACGALQVVLGLSRAGRLAQFMPAEVTRGFTAGIGLLLLDGQIPRLLGAVTEGTSSARALLAPSSWSTWSVHGASVVVGVLVVACMLLIPKLHRAIPAVLVGLVVATAASGLGVLSEGLARVGALPTGLPMPVMPSFEGLSLQALLPDILALTVLASLGSLLSARALDQLPGLENHRTDGDQELVAQGFANAASAMFGGMPVMGAIVRSSVSVQAGGRTRAASVLHAVMLLGACIIAGSLVALIPMSALAAILLVVATRLLDLRGLRALMRQNAGKAAVSVATALLIATVGFLPGLVAGVMLSLAWSFFSRPKAHVRSLLLRPDGRPLFRPLGSEGQDVYARPPVQLLRVRGDLDVRSCGNVSAALQAPPWPDFLVLDLSEVKFMDAAGLRTLRELTDALAVRRGRVLVAGARNGVAKMMETDGTWSDTSPHSMMATMEDVLEHIKQESTQMPPAKVTSTSRAPQPT; this comes from the coding sequence ATGGTCGAGACTCCTACGCTCAAGACGCCCCGTGGATGGACTGAAGGTCCGAAGCGGTTGTGGACGGACTGGAAGCAGATGGTGTCACGCCGGACGCTCCCGGGTGACGCGAGCGCCGCACTGACAGTGGCGTGTGTCGCGCTTCCTTTGAATCTGGCGCTGGCGGTGGCTTCGGGTCTACCCCCCGAGGTGGGCCTCATCAGTGGCGCTGTCGCCGGCGTCATCGCGGCGATGCTCGGTGGCGGTCGGCTCCAGGTGACGGGCCCCGAGGCCGCGCTCGTGCCCACCGTGCTGCTCATCTCGATGAAGCACGGCGTGGCCGGTGTCATCGTGGCCACGCTCGCTTGCGGCGCGCTCCAGGTGGTGCTCGGTCTGTCCCGCGCGGGCAGGCTCGCGCAGTTCATGCCCGCCGAGGTGACGCGCGGCTTCACCGCGGGCATCGGGTTGTTGCTGCTCGACGGGCAGATTCCCCGGCTGCTCGGCGCGGTGACGGAGGGCACGTCCTCCGCACGAGCGCTGCTCGCCCCCTCGAGCTGGTCCACCTGGTCCGTGCACGGCGCCTCCGTGGTGGTGGGCGTGCTGGTGGTGGCCTGCATGCTCCTCATCCCCAAGCTCCACCGCGCCATTCCGGCGGTGCTGGTGGGTCTGGTGGTCGCCACCGCGGCGTCGGGCCTGGGCGTGTTGTCGGAGGGCCTGGCTCGCGTCGGCGCGCTGCCCACGGGTCTGCCCATGCCCGTGATGCCCTCCTTCGAGGGACTGAGCCTCCAGGCGCTCCTGCCGGACATCCTGGCGCTGACGGTGCTCGCGTCGTTGGGCTCGCTCTTGTCCGCGCGGGCGCTGGACCAGCTGCCGGGGCTGGAGAACCACCGGACGGATGGGGACCAGGAGCTGGTGGCCCAGGGCTTCGCCAACGCGGCGTCGGCGATGTTCGGCGGCATGCCGGTGATGGGCGCCATCGTGCGCTCGTCCGTGTCCGTCCAGGCGGGGGGCCGCACGCGCGCCGCCTCCGTGCTGCACGCGGTGATGCTGCTGGGCGCTTGCATCATCGCCGGCTCGCTGGTCGCGTTGATTCCGATGTCCGCGCTCGCCGCCATCCTGCTCGTCGTCGCCACGCGGTTGTTGGACTTGCGCGGGCTGCGCGCGCTGATGCGGCAGAACGCGGGCAAGGCGGCGGTGTCCGTCGCCACCGCGCTGCTCATCGCCACGGTGGGCTTCCTGCCGGGTCTGGTCGCGGGGGTGATGCTGTCGCTGGCGTGGAGCTTCTTCTCGCGGCCCAAGGCCCACGTGCGCAGCCTGCTGCTTCGCCCGGATGGCCGCCCGCTCTTCCGCCCGCTCGGCTCGGAGGGACAGGACGTCTACGCGCGGCCTCCCGTGCAGCTGCTGCGCGTGCGCGGCGACCTGGATGTCCGCTCCTGCGGCAACGTGAGCGCGGCGCTGCAGGCCCCGCCCTGGCCGGACTTCCTGGTGCTGGACCTCTCCGAGGTGAAGTTCATGGACGCCGCGGGCCTGCGCACGCTGCGCGAGCTGACCGACGCGCTGGCCGTCCGCCGAGGCCGGGTGCTGGTGGCGGGCGCGCGCAACGGCGTCGCCAAGATGATGGAGACGGACGGGACGTGGTCGGACACCAGTCCGCACTCGATGATGGCGACGATGGAGGACGTGCTCGAGCACATCAAGCAGGAGAGCACCCAGATGCCTCCCGCGAAGGTGACGAGCACCTCACGAGCTCCGCAGCCCACGTGA
- a CDS encoding HAMP domain-containing sensor histidine kinase, translating into MRLAHRLLISHSLMTAALLGAAAFSGVAIVRMTSLLTEVREEQLGGVIKEEAVHQAAWAVEVAARQGLFACEHSPQEVPAAAATLGQRLTHLEALLKRHGAATQPLLLRAAEGFRNYASHILQGDTCERLQNAALRNQRLHLAEQLTDAWINTTLALHSAIRQREMRAHDIGSSAIAVGLLLGALAVLAAWAVARWVAQGVTRPLGQLSALAHRVGDGNFAPLPEVSGPSEIRALWADLDRMRGRLSELDQLKDAFVASASHDLRTPLARLRTAIGLLADGTAGPLTAQQQRVVALAQVACEREIRLVTALLDLTRVQAGKAVRRDEGCRLDDVIARAVEEVNELAEERGTKLVLQAEGTTPPASLDAALVERSLVSLMTNGVRVSAPGQTVYVTRTLLPRGPDGQPGTWARIEVRDEGPGVPDDVRPRVFEPFFTRAVGAAAADGLGLGLPLAQRMMRALGGDVLVLENANPGARFVLVFPLGLGTPVPATTETKSKRYEA; encoded by the coding sequence ATGCGACTCGCTCACCGACTGCTCATCTCCCACTCGCTCATGACCGCCGCGCTCCTGGGCGCGGCTGCCTTCTCGGGGGTGGCCATCGTCCGGATGACGTCCCTGCTCACGGAGGTGCGTGAGGAGCAGCTCGGCGGAGTCATCAAGGAGGAGGCCGTCCACCAGGCCGCCTGGGCCGTGGAGGTCGCCGCTCGGCAAGGCCTGTTTGCTTGTGAGCACAGTCCTCAAGAGGTGCCCGCCGCCGCGGCGACGCTCGGGCAACGGCTCACCCACCTGGAAGCCCTCCTGAAACGTCACGGCGCCGCCACACAACCGTTGCTCCTGCGCGCGGCCGAGGGGTTCAGGAACTACGCGAGCCACATCCTCCAGGGCGACACGTGCGAGCGACTGCAGAACGCGGCGCTGCGCAACCAGCGGTTGCACCTGGCGGAGCAGCTCACCGATGCGTGGATCAACACCACGCTCGCGCTGCACTCGGCCATCCGTCAGCGCGAGATGCGCGCGCACGACATCGGCTCGTCGGCGATTGCCGTGGGGCTGCTGCTGGGCGCGCTGGCGGTGCTGGCCGCGTGGGCGGTGGCGCGGTGGGTGGCGCAAGGGGTGACACGCCCCCTGGGGCAGCTGTCCGCGCTGGCGCACCGGGTGGGGGACGGCAACTTCGCGCCGCTGCCCGAGGTCTCCGGGCCCAGCGAGATTCGCGCGCTGTGGGCGGACCTGGACCGCATGCGGGGCAGACTGTCGGAACTCGACCAGCTCAAGGACGCCTTCGTGGCCTCCGCGTCCCATGATTTGCGCACGCCGCTGGCGCGACTGCGCACGGCCATCGGTCTGCTCGCGGACGGCACCGCGGGCCCCTTGACGGCGCAGCAGCAGCGCGTGGTGGCGCTGGCGCAGGTGGCGTGTGAGCGGGAGATCCGACTGGTCACCGCGCTGTTGGATTTGACGCGGGTCCAGGCGGGCAAGGCCGTGCGGCGGGACGAGGGGTGTCGGTTGGACGACGTCATCGCGCGCGCCGTCGAGGAGGTCAACGAGCTGGCGGAGGAACGCGGTACGAAGCTCGTGCTCCAGGCCGAGGGGACGACCCCTCCGGCTTCGTTGGATGCCGCGCTGGTGGAGCGCTCGCTGGTGAGCCTGATGACGAATGGTGTGCGCGTCTCCGCGCCCGGACAGACGGTCTACGTCACCCGCACGCTCCTGCCCCGGGGGCCGGACGGACAGCCCGGGACGTGGGCCCGCATCGAGGTGCGGGATGAAGGGCCGGGGGTGCCCGACGACGTGCGCCCGCGGGTCTTCGAGCCCTTCTTCACCCGCGCGGTGGGCGCCGCCGCCGCGGATGGGTTGGGGTTGGGGCTGCCCTTGGCGCAGCGGATGATGCGGGCCCTGGGCGGCGACGTGTTGGTGCTGGAGAACGCGAACCCCGGCGCGCGGTTCGTGCTGGTGTTCCCGCTGGGGTTGGGGACACCCGTCCCGGCGACGACGGAAACGAAGTCCAAGAGGTACGAAGCATGA
- a CDS encoding endonuclease/exonuclease/phosphatase family protein gives MAWELRVASYNILADSYIRPEWFPNTPAHLFEPRRRQEALAHRILSLDADIVCLQEVESPTFDALQQSLSPHGYSGVLALKQQGKPDGCAVFHRVVRSVGHRAHYFKDVLEDGRVSGHLALVVDFEMGQDRLRVACTHLRWDRPDRPVALHQGMQQTSELLEEVVQADPGALWVACGDFNARPGEPLVRAFTEAGLEDAYQGQHAPTCNANGEAKAIDFIFHSRALNARPVAPPVIDDVTPLPSEQEPSDHLPLVATLRRA, from the coding sequence ATGGCGTGGGAACTTCGGGTGGCCTCGTACAACATCCTCGCGGATTCCTACATCCGGCCCGAGTGGTTCCCGAACACGCCCGCGCACCTCTTCGAGCCACGAAGGCGGCAGGAGGCCCTCGCCCACCGCATCCTGTCGTTGGACGCGGACATCGTCTGTCTCCAGGAGGTGGAGTCCCCCACCTTCGACGCGCTCCAGCAATCCCTGTCACCGCACGGGTACTCGGGCGTGCTCGCGTTGAAGCAGCAAGGCAAGCCCGATGGCTGCGCGGTGTTCCATCGCGTCGTGCGCTCCGTGGGGCACCGGGCCCATTACTTCAAGGACGTGTTGGAGGACGGGCGCGTCTCGGGGCATCTGGCGCTGGTCGTCGACTTCGAGATGGGACAGGACCGCTTGCGCGTGGCGTGTACGCACCTGAGATGGGACCGGCCCGACAGGCCGGTGGCGCTGCACCAGGGGATGCAGCAGACCTCGGAGTTGCTCGAGGAGGTCGTCCAGGCGGACCCGGGTGCGTTGTGGGTGGCTTGTGGTGACTTCAATGCACGCCCCGGCGAGCCGCTGGTTCGCGCGTTCACCGAGGCCGGGCTGGAAGACGCCTACCAGGGCCAGCACGCGCCCACGTGCAACGCGAATGGGGAAGCCAAGGCCATCGACTTCATCTTCCACTCGCGGGCCCTGAACGCCCGGCCCGTGGCGCCGCCGGTCATCGATGACGTGACACCGCTGCCCTCGGAGCAGGAGCCCTCGGACCATCTGCCCCTGGTCGCGACGCTGCGGCGCGCGTGA
- a CDS encoding DUF1826 domain-containing protein produces the protein METASSWSSRPPESWSASHVLVWQPSELAEIYREGLNLCVWRRGLGSELSRWLGRVCARHTLHVVERVDARRLDFRRTLAELPEVEEREAWCEDLRQLCQVYADLLECRWLGVRLTTSEREMCPRFHVDRVGVRLLCTYAGPATEWLENADALREGLGPKGEVLRSGGRVQRLERFDVALLKGEAWPANAGNGVVHRSPALESGQRRIMLSIDAVD, from the coding sequence ATGGAGACCGCCTCGTCGTGGAGCTCACGGCCTCCCGAGTCGTGGTCCGCCTCGCACGTCCTCGTCTGGCAGCCCTCGGAGCTCGCGGAGATCTACCGCGAGGGGCTCAATCTGTGCGTGTGGCGACGGGGCCTGGGCTCCGAGCTCAGCCGGTGGTTGGGGCGCGTCTGTGCCCGACACACGCTCCACGTCGTCGAGCGCGTGGACGCAAGGCGCCTGGACTTCCGACGGACGCTCGCGGAGTTGCCCGAGGTGGAGGAGCGCGAGGCCTGGTGTGAGGATCTCCGCCAGCTCTGTCAGGTGTACGCGGACCTCCTCGAGTGCCGATGGCTGGGCGTGCGACTCACCACGTCGGAGCGGGAGATGTGCCCGCGCTTCCACGTGGACCGGGTCGGGGTGCGGCTGCTCTGCACCTATGCGGGGCCCGCCACCGAGTGGCTGGAGAACGCGGACGCGCTGCGCGAGGGGCTGGGGCCGAAGGGCGAGGTGCTCCGGTCGGGTGGGCGCGTGCAGCGGCTGGAGCGCTTCGATGTGGCGCTGTTGAAAGGGGAGGCGTGGCCGGCGAACGCGGGGAACGGCGTCGTCCACCGCTCTCCGGCGCTCGAGTCGGGGCAGCGGCGCATCATGCTCTCCATCGACGCCGTCGACTGA
- a CDS encoding sigma-54-dependent transcriptional regulator: MKRPRGGHVLVVDDDAELCELISLRLEARGMKVTTALTAARGLELLEQEEVDAVVLDLRLEGVDGLEVMGQMRARSPDLPVVILTAHGTIETAVEAMQRGAYGFLTKPFQDHELVQKLLHATERNDLRRELADLRRIVAGTTPERLLGTSPAIAEVRDRIARVAPSEATVLILGESGTGKELAARQVHALSRRASGPFVAVNCGALPPELLESELFGHVKGAFTGATQTREGLFGAARGGTLFLDEIGEAALRVQVKLLRVLQERRFSRVGSTVEEEADVRVVAATNRDLREEVEEKRFREDLYYRLAVLPIVMPPLRERLEDIPILATRHLEQAAARNGMRMPRLAPEVMDLLRTHAWPGNVRELVNAMEALVLLAPEDDVRSEHVARMFDPPTSSRAPTDAAREEEQDWLSAEGELPTLREARDRFERRYLSEVLRRSKGNVAAAARTASRNRTDFYELLRRHGLSPAEFK; the protein is encoded by the coding sequence ATGAAGCGCCCCCGCGGTGGACATGTGTTGGTGGTGGACGACGACGCGGAGCTGTGTGAGCTCATCTCGTTGAGACTGGAAGCGCGCGGGATGAAGGTCACCACCGCGCTCACGGCGGCCCGGGGCCTGGAGCTGCTCGAGCAGGAGGAGGTGGACGCCGTCGTGCTCGACCTCCGGCTGGAGGGGGTGGATGGGCTGGAGGTGATGGGGCAGATGCGCGCCCGCTCGCCGGACCTGCCCGTGGTCATCCTCACCGCGCACGGCACCATCGAGACGGCCGTGGAGGCGATGCAGCGGGGGGCGTACGGCTTCCTCACCAAGCCCTTCCAGGACCACGAGCTGGTCCAGAAGCTGCTGCACGCGACGGAGCGCAATGACCTGCGGCGGGAGCTGGCGGACCTGCGTCGCATCGTCGCGGGCACCACGCCCGAGCGGCTGTTGGGCACGAGCCCCGCCATCGCCGAGGTGAGAGATCGCATCGCGCGGGTGGCGCCGTCCGAGGCCACGGTCCTCATCCTGGGGGAGTCCGGCACGGGCAAGGAGCTGGCGGCGCGGCAGGTCCATGCGCTGTCGCGGCGCGCGAGCGGGCCGTTCGTCGCGGTCAACTGTGGAGCGCTGCCGCCGGAGCTCTTGGAGAGCGAGCTGTTCGGCCACGTGAAGGGCGCCTTCACCGGGGCCACACAGACGCGCGAGGGGTTGTTCGGCGCGGCGCGCGGCGGCACGTTGTTCCTCGACGAGATTGGCGAGGCGGCGCTCCGGGTGCAGGTGAAGCTCTTGCGCGTGCTCCAGGAGAGACGCTTCTCCCGCGTGGGCAGCACGGTGGAGGAGGAGGCCGACGTGCGCGTGGTGGCGGCCACCAACCGCGACTTGCGCGAGGAGGTCGAGGAGAAGCGCTTCCGCGAGGACCTCTACTACCGCCTGGCGGTGTTGCCCATCGTGATGCCACCGCTGCGCGAGCGGCTGGAGGACATCCCGATTCTCGCCACGCGGCACCTGGAGCAGGCCGCCGCGCGCAACGGCATGCGCATGCCACGGCTGGCGCCGGAGGTGATGGACCTGCTGCGGACGCACGCCTGGCCGGGCAACGTCCGGGAGTTGGTGAACGCCATGGAGGCGCTGGTGCTGCTGGCGCCCGAGGACGACGTCCGCTCCGAGCACGTGGCGCGCATGTTCGACCCTCCGACGTCCTCACGCGCGCCGACGGACGCCGCGCGCGAGGAGGAGCAGGACTGGCTGAGCGCGGAAGGGGAGCTGCCCACGCTGCGCGAGGCGAGAGACCGCTTCGAGCGGCGCTACCTCTCCGAGGTGCTCCGCCGCTCGAAGGGCAACGTGGCCGCCGCCGCGCGCACCGCGAGCCGCAACCGGACGGACTTCTACGAGCTGTTGCGCCGGCACGGGCTTTCACCCGCGGAGTTCAAGTAG
- the zigA gene encoding zinc metallochaperone GTPase ZigA → MSAPAVKRRLPTTVLSGFLGAGKTTLLNHILNNREGLRVAVIVNDMSEVNIDARLVQGGASLSRVDERLVELSNGCICCTLREDLLEEVGRLAREERFDYLLIESTGISEPLPVAETFTFADESGRSLSDVARLDTLVTVVDAFNFLRDWEGAQGLAECGLAVAEEDERTVVDLLVEQVEFADVLVLNKTDLVSASQVEELGEILRRLNPEARQVLAERGRVPLAEVLDTRRFDFERASRAPGWLKELRGEHVPESETYGIRSFVFRGRVPLHPQRFWDFIHGSWKGVLRSKGFFWLATRMDITGVWAQAGGACSFEPAGLWWDAVPREEWPEEPEVRAELEREMVGPHGDRRQELVFITREADPEEVLGQLEACLLTPAELALGPSGWAELEDPFPAWEVVREEDAAAEERSV, encoded by the coding sequence ATGAGCGCGCCCGCCGTGAAGCGCCGCCTGCCCACCACCGTCCTCTCCGGCTTCCTCGGCGCGGGGAAGACGACCCTGCTCAATCACATCCTCAACAACCGTGAGGGCCTGCGCGTCGCCGTCATCGTCAACGACATGAGCGAGGTGAACATCGACGCGCGGCTCGTCCAGGGTGGCGCCTCGCTCAGCCGCGTGGACGAGAGGCTGGTGGAGCTGTCCAACGGCTGCATCTGCTGCACGCTCCGGGAGGACCTGCTCGAGGAGGTCGGACGGCTGGCCCGTGAGGAGCGCTTCGACTACCTGCTCATCGAGTCCACCGGCATCTCCGAGCCGCTGCCGGTCGCGGAGACCTTCACCTTCGCCGACGAGTCCGGCCGCAGCCTGTCCGACGTGGCGAGGCTGGACACGCTGGTGACGGTGGTGGATGCCTTCAACTTCCTGCGCGACTGGGAGGGCGCACAGGGGCTGGCCGAGTGTGGCCTGGCCGTCGCCGAGGAGGACGAGCGGACCGTGGTGGACCTGCTGGTGGAGCAGGTGGAGTTCGCGGACGTGCTGGTGCTGAACAAGACGGACCTGGTCTCCGCGTCGCAAGTGGAGGAGCTGGGCGAAATCCTGCGCAGGCTCAACCCGGAGGCGCGGCAGGTGTTGGCGGAGCGGGGCAGGGTGCCGCTCGCGGAGGTGCTCGACACCCGGCGCTTCGACTTCGAGCGCGCGAGTCGTGCGCCGGGGTGGCTCAAGGAACTTCGCGGCGAGCATGTGCCGGAGTCCGAGACGTACGGCATCCGCAGCTTCGTCTTCCGCGGCCGCGTCCCGCTGCATCCCCAGCGCTTCTGGGACTTCATCCATGGGAGCTGGAAGGGCGTGCTGCGCAGCAAGGGCTTCTTCTGGCTCGCCACCCGGATGGACATCACGGGGGTGTGGGCCCAGGCCGGCGGGGCTTGCAGCTTCGAGCCCGCGGGCTTGTGGTGGGACGCGGTGCCTCGCGAGGAGTGGCCGGAGGAACCCGAGGTCCGGGCCGAGCTCGAGCGCGAGATGGTGGGGCCGCATGGGGACCGGCGTCAGGAGCTGGTCTTCATCACCCGGGAGGCGGACCCCGAGGAGGTGCTGGGGCAGCTCGAGGCCTGTCTGCTGACGCCCGCGGAGCTCGCGTTGGGGCCCTCGGGATGGGCGGAGCTGGAAGACCCCTTCCCGGCGTGGGAGGTGGTGCGCGAAGAGGACGCGGCCGCCGAGGAGCGGAGCGTCTGA